From the genome of Malus sylvestris chromosome 6, drMalSylv7.2, whole genome shotgun sequence, one region includes:
- the LOC126625262 gene encoding disease resistance protein RPM1-like, with the protein MAESSVCFVLEKLASIFEKEVNLFRGVREEAVYLRGELERMKAFLRTADVLQETDEELKVWVRQVRDIAHEAEDVLDEFALLQEHDHDRDHGYGIYGSLRRLGCCIKNAKASYRIGSELQAINSRVKEIGEVHRRLCHKFNKADDSAGNTWQDRRGDALLLDKYDLVGLDEPKSQLVGWLFKGSSGREVVSVAGMGGMGKTTLAKQVYDDPEVKKHFKVRAWITVNRSFKFGDLLRDMVQQLFKAIRRQVPQMVANMNNNQLKTTIKELLQKRRYLIVLDDVWNLSEWNAIKYALPNNDCGSRIMLTTRKSDVATTAAGVLSEGKAYDLKPLPLSESWDLFCRRAFQHNKCPPHLEEICNYILRKCEGLPLAIVAISGVLATKDTRRLDEWDVVARSLGAEIEGNDKLNDLKKVLSLSFNDLPYFLKSCFLYLSIFPEDHLIERMRLIRLWVAEGFIEAKEGKTLEEVGEDYLQELLNRSLMQVATTTPDGRVKTCRIHDLLREIIISKSRDQNFTTILKEQSLQWSERVRRLSIHGTLQNVQPNRSVSQLRSLFMFGVTEQPSIPRLFPSGFRLLNVLDFQNSPLEKFPVEVVDLYYLKYLSLRETKVETVPRSIGKLKNLETLDLKHSKVKQLPVEILKLHRLRHLLVYLHEFESYEHFHSKNGFKVMPNIGVLQALQKLCFVEVNQDGRTIIRELGKLNQLRRLGLLKLRKEDGEALCSSIEKLTNLCALSIASVKEDEIIDLQHLSSPPLFLQRLYMRGRLDALPYWIPMLPSLVRLSLKWSRLKDDPLIYLQHIPNLVQLELIQAFVGDRLCFRAYGFGKLKILTLDKLDELRCIEVEKGAMACLEKLTIQRCKLLENVPSGIEHLTELKVLEFSNMPVDLMKTICTDGKDNSKVLHIPELYSTYWREGGWEVYSIESMMDGEYCPMPSNPFSDELQTRWKSWK; encoded by the coding sequence ATGGCAGAGAGTTCTGTATGTTTTGTGCTGGAGAAGCTTGCATCCATTTTCGAAAAAGAGGTGAACCTGTTCCGAGGGGTTAGAGAAGAAGCTGTCTATCTGAGAGGGGAGTTGGAAAGGATGAAGGCCTTTCTCAGGACCGCAGACGTGCTGCAGGAAACTGACGAGGAGCTCAAAGTGTGGGTTAGGCAAGTAAGAGACATTGCTCATGAAGCTGAGGACGTTCTAGACGAATTCGCTCTTCTGCAAGAGCATGATCATGATCGTGATCATGGATATGGAATTTATGGCTCTCTCCGCAGGTTGGGTTGCTGTATTAAGAATGCCAAAGCTAGTTATCGGATTGGTTCCGAGTTACAAGCCATCAACTCAAGAGTCAAAGAGATTGGTGAGGTTCACAGGAGACTTTGTCACAAGTTCAACAAGGCTGATGACAGTGCAGGAAATACATGGCAAGATCGTCGAGGAGATGCCCTTCTTTTGGACAAGTATGATCTTGTTGGCCTTGACGAGCCCAAAAGTCAACTGGTGGGGTGGCTTTTTAAGGGCAGCTCTGGCCGTGAAGTAGTTTCGGTGGCTGGAATGGGAGGAATGGGGAAGACCACCTTGGCCAAGCAAGTCTATGATGATCCAGAAGTCAAGAAACATTTCAAAGTGCGTGCGTGGATCACAGTTAACCGGTCATTCAAATTTGGCGACCTACTCAGAGACATGGTTCAACAACTTTTCAAAGCAATCAGAAGACAAGTTCCACAGATGGTGGCGAACATGAACAACAACCAGCTCAAGACAACAATTAAGGAGTTGCTGCAGAAACGGAGGTACCTGATTGTTTTGGATGATGTATGGAACCTGAGTGAATGGAATGCTATCAAATATGCACTGCCGAACAATGATTGCGGCAGCCGAATTATGCTCACTACGAGAAAATCAGATGTAGCCACTACCGCTGCAGGTGTACTATCTGAAGGTAAGGCCTATGACTTAAAGCCCTTGCCTCTTTCCGAGTCTTGGGATCTCTTCTGCAGAAGGGCGTTTCAACATAACAAATGCCCTCCTCATTTGGAGGAAATTTGTAACTACATCTTAAGAAAATGCGAGGGACTTCCCCTTGCAATTGTCGCAATCAGTGGTGTGTTGGCAACTAAAGATACACGTAGACTTGACGAGTGGGATGTGGTTGCACGCAGCCTGGGGGCTGAAATTGAGGGCAACGACAAGCTCAATGATTTAAAGAAAGTTCTTTCCCTCAGCTTCAATGATTTGCCGTACTTCCTCAAGTCCTGCTTCTTGTACCTGAGCATATTTCCTGAGGACCATCTAATCGAGCGCATGAGACTGATCCGGTTATGGGTGGCAGAGGGATTCATAGAAGCAAAGGAGGGGAAAACACTGGAAGAGGTAGGAGAGGACTATCTCCAGGAACTCTTGAACAGAAGCCTAATGCAAGTGGCAACTACTACACCTGATGGAAGGGTAAAAACATGTCGAATCCATGACCTTTTGCGAGAGATCATCATCTCCAAGTCAAGAGATCAGAACTTCACCACAATCCTGAAAGAACAAAGCTTGCAATGGTCTGAGAGGGTTCGACGCCTATCGATACATGGCACACTACAAAATGTTCAGCCAAACAGGTCAGTGTCCCAACTGCGTTCCCTGTTCATGTTCGGTGTCACTGAACAGCCATCCATCCCTAGATTATTCCCAAGCGGCTTCAGGCTGCTAAATGTGTTAGACTTTCAAAACTCACCTTTGGAGAAATTTCCAGTTGAAGTGGTGGACTTGTATTATTTGAAATATCTAAGCTTGCGGGAAACAAAGGTGGAAACTGTTCCGAGATCTATTGGGAAGCTTAAGAATCTAGAAACTCTAGACCTTAAGCATTCCAAAGTCAAACAACTTCCTGTTGAGATATTGAAGCTCCATCGGCTGCGCCATCTTCTGGTATATCTACATGAGTTTGAATCTTACGAACATTTTCATTCAAAGAACGGCTTTAAGGTCATGCCAAATATTGGGGTTCTGCAAGCACTACAGAAGCTTTGTTTCGTAGAGGTAAACCAAGATGGCCGAACCATAATAAGGGAGCTTGGCAAGCTAAATCAACTGAGGAGGTTAGGCCTCTTAAAATTGAGAAAAGAAGATGGCGAGGCTCTGTGTTCGTCTATCGAAAAGCTAACGAATCTTTGTGCCCTGTCTATAGCTTCAGTCAAAGAAGACGAGATCATTGATCTTCAACACCTATCTTCtcctcctttgtttcttcaGCGGCTGTACATGAGAGGACGTTTGGACGCATTGCCCTATTGGATTCCTATGCTCCCCAGCCTAGTCAGATTGTCTCTTAAGTGGAGTAGGTTAAAGGATGATCCACTCATCTATCTCCAACACATTCCTAATCTTGTTCAACTTGAATTAATTCAAGCATTCGTTGGAGACAGATTGTGCTTCAGAGCTTATGGGTTTGGGAAGCTCAAGATTCTAACCCTGGACAAACTTGATGAACTGAGATGCATAGAAGTGGAGAAGGGTGCAATGGCTTGTCTTGAGAAGCTAACCATTCAACGGTGTAAGCTCCTGGAGAATGTGCCTTCCGGCATTGAGCATCTGACAGAGTTGAAAGTTCTCGAGTTTTCTAATATGCCGGTGGATTTGATGAAGACAATTTGCACAGATGGAAAAGATAATTCCAAAGTCTTGCACATCCCGGAACTTTATTCAACATACTGGAGAGAAGGGGGGTGGGAAGTCTACTCCATAGAGAGCATGATGGATGGGGAGTACTGTCCCATGCCCAGCAACCCCTTTAGCGATGAGCTTCAAACTCGTTGGAAGTCATGGAAGTAA
- the LOC126625268 gene encoding protein SENSITIVE TO UV 2 isoform X1, translating into MNQLDDDDDWDLIFTEQAVQVAQVQERAYSTQQQQQHPPPPHHHHTPQHSFSEPSQYHHHQQEPPPPPSYSNPVRPISYSPPRELTQRTTTTTNALAISLSPSPPSSALPPSASHPELDREKELEIDRLKEELGRVSKQLLHLEQECFELRKEKDKHHKFVSSMTEKKEAAARNSDSTNLSSGIKESGDVLVNHKDSRQFQNALCLSGQPGSRIDIGVSTSKATRVQTDEISASARQNPNDDLSKKLLSIWGSSNDSNEQELGRNIISNLLMDCQTDFLFLFGCIGINRMDKLGDDSSSIAASQYHLHMSHTPEAAKVSHLYSVLTKAKNGMLKLESLFQPLLNLCSLENVIIVQASLHILLVFLKHLVRLERHFERRVNVMVEGLGMKYSYAETQSKNGVWNNGIATWFSNIDWISLFEVILQTTMKNTNQGVRLEAVSVMNMIIMRSNAFVEREKFGQTLVFEILSQLLAKEAGFEARKQAVQLLYMLLNCPKILVKFCSDYKEGKAALAMDDNVGDASGYQKCSMILQGLADCIACCGNSLEELKLRRIAVLLLAFLASSGTSGFEILVSHKLFRDANFLMLILQVLASEVDTEPAVNADQAQNFKERTLLLREALILLNRLVSNPSYSATVLGLLTNSRDMASLTVDVANQLSRKDQICEKFDGMTRQMRESEIVDLARAFKKRVFIYLGDNIQ; encoded by the exons ATGAACCAACtggacgacgacgacgattGGGACTTAATTTTCACTGAACAAGCCGTACAAGTCGCCCAAGTACAAGAGCGTGCTTACTCTactcagcagcagcagcagcacccCCCGCCGCCGCACCACCACCACACTCCTCAGCATTCTTTCTCGGAACCATCACAATATCACCATCACCAACAAGAACCGCCGCCCCCGCCTTCTTACTCCAATCCCGTTAGGCCCATTTCCTACTCCCCTCCGCGAGAGCTCACTCAGaggaccaccaccaccaccaatgcACTTGCAATTTCCCTTTCTCCTTCGCCTCCTTCTTCCGCATTGCCTCCCTCTGCTAGCCACCCTGAACTTGACAGAGAAAAAGAACTCGAAATCGACCGCTTAAAG GAAGAACTGGGACGTGTCTCAAAGCAGCTTTTGCACTTG GAACAAGAATGCTTTGAACTAAGGAAGGAAAAAGACAAACATCATAAATTTGTAAGTTCAATGACTGAAAAGAAAGAAGCAGCTGCTAGGAACTCTGATAGTACAAATTT GTCCAGTGGCATTAAGGAATCTGGAGATGTCCTAGTCAATCATAAGGATTCTCGACAATTTCAAAATGCATTATGTTTAAGTGGTCAGCCTGGCTCTCGGATTGATATTG gtgtgtcaacctctaaaGCTACACGTGTTCAAACTGACGAAATTAGTGCTTCTGCCCGACAAAACCCAAATGATGACCTCTCAAAGAAATTACTATCCATCTGGGGCTCTTCAAATGATTCAAATGAACAAGAGTTAGGAAGAAATATAATTTCGAATTTGCTTATGGATTGCCAAACAGATTTCCTGTTCCTTTTTGGCTGCATTGGCATTAATAGAATGGACAAGCTGGGAGATGATAGCTCTTCTATTGCAGCTTCGCAGTACCACTTACACATGTCTCATACTCCAGAAGCAGCAAAAGTTTCTCATCTTTATTCTGTCTTGACCAAG GCGAAAAATGGAATGTTAAAGTTGGAGTCCTTGTTTCAACCATTACTCAACCTCTGTAGTCTTGAAAAT GTTATCATTGTTCAGGCATCTCTACATATACTGCTTGTGTTTTTGAAGCACCTGGTAAGGCTGGAAAGGCATTTCGAGAGAAG GGTCAATGTTATGGTCGAGGGACTTGGAATGAAATATTCTTATGCCGAAACTCAAAGCAAGAATGGAGTTTGGAATAATGGCATTGCAACTTGGTTTTCTAATATAGACTGGATTTCTCTCTTTGAGGTGATCCTACAAACTACCATGAAGAATACAAACCAAGGTGTAAGGCTAGAAGCAGTCTCtgttatgaatatgattataaTGAGAAGTAATGCCTTTGTGGAGAGAGAAAA GTTTGGCCAAACATTGGTGTTTGAAATTCTTTCACAGTTGCTTGCAAAGGAAGCTGGTTTTGAGGCCCGAAAACAAGCCGTGCAACTTCTATATATGCTACTTAATT GTCCTAAAATACTGGTCAAGTTCTGTTCTGATTATAAAGAGGGAAAAGCTGCCCTTGCTATGGATGATAACGTAGGCGATGCATCAGGTTACCAAAAATGTAGCATGATCCTTCAAGGATTGGCAGATTGTATAGCTTGCTGTGGGAACAGTTTAGAG GAACTGAAACTTCGCAGAATTGCTGTTCTTTTACTGGCTTTCCTAGCCTCGTCTGGAACATCTGGCTTCGAAATACTTGTGAGTCACAAGCTCTTTCGAGATGCAAACTTTCTGATGTTGATTTTACAAGTTTTGGCATCGGAGGTAGATACAGAACCAGCAGTTAATGCTGATCAAGCACAGAATTTCAAAGAGAG GACCTTGCTGTTGAGGGAGGCTCTTATACTACTTAACAGGCTGGTTTCAAACCCATCATATTCTGCCACTGTCTTGGGTTTATTAACAAACAGCAGAGACATGGCCAGCTTGACTGTTGATGTTGCAAACCAATTGTCCCGAAAAGACCAAATATGTGAGAAGTTTGATGGCATGACAAGGCAGATGCGGGAGTCTGAAATTGTAGACTTAGCTCGAGCATTTAAGAAAAGGGTGTTCATATATTTAGGAGATAAcatacagtaa
- the LOC126625268 gene encoding protein SENSITIVE TO UV 2 isoform X2 — translation MNQLDDDDDWDLIFTEQAVQVAQVQERAYSTQQQQQHPPPPHHHHTPQHSFSEPSQYHHHQQEPPPPPSYSNPVRPISYSPPRELTQRTTTTTNALAISLSPSPPSSALPPSASHPELDREKELEIDRLKEELGRVSKQLLHLEQECFELRKEKDKHHKFVSSMTEKKEAAARNSDSTNLSSGIKESGDVLVNHKDSRQFQNALCLSGQPGSRIDIGVSTSKATRVQTDEISASARQNPNDDLSKKLLSIWGSSNDSNEQELGRNIISNLLMDCQTDFLFLFGCIGINRMDKLGDDSSSIAASQYHLHMSHTPEAAKVSHLYSVLTKAKNGMLKLESLFQPLLNLCSLENVIIVQASLHILLVFLKHLVRLERHFERRVNVMVEGLGMKYSYAETQSKNGVWNNGIATWFSNIDWISLFEVILQTTMKNTNQGVRLEAVSVMNMIIMRSNAFVEREKFGQTLVFEILSQLLAKEAGFEARKQAVQLLYMLLNCPKILVKFCSDYKEGKAALAMDDNVGDASGYQKCSMILQGLADCIACCGNSLENCCSFTGFPSLVWNIWLRNTCESQALSRCKLSDVDFTSFGIGGRYRTSS, via the exons ATGAACCAACtggacgacgacgacgattGGGACTTAATTTTCACTGAACAAGCCGTACAAGTCGCCCAAGTACAAGAGCGTGCTTACTCTactcagcagcagcagcagcacccCCCGCCGCCGCACCACCACCACACTCCTCAGCATTCTTTCTCGGAACCATCACAATATCACCATCACCAACAAGAACCGCCGCCCCCGCCTTCTTACTCCAATCCCGTTAGGCCCATTTCCTACTCCCCTCCGCGAGAGCTCACTCAGaggaccaccaccaccaccaatgcACTTGCAATTTCCCTTTCTCCTTCGCCTCCTTCTTCCGCATTGCCTCCCTCTGCTAGCCACCCTGAACTTGACAGAGAAAAAGAACTCGAAATCGACCGCTTAAAG GAAGAACTGGGACGTGTCTCAAAGCAGCTTTTGCACTTG GAACAAGAATGCTTTGAACTAAGGAAGGAAAAAGACAAACATCATAAATTTGTAAGTTCAATGACTGAAAAGAAAGAAGCAGCTGCTAGGAACTCTGATAGTACAAATTT GTCCAGTGGCATTAAGGAATCTGGAGATGTCCTAGTCAATCATAAGGATTCTCGACAATTTCAAAATGCATTATGTTTAAGTGGTCAGCCTGGCTCTCGGATTGATATTG gtgtgtcaacctctaaaGCTACACGTGTTCAAACTGACGAAATTAGTGCTTCTGCCCGACAAAACCCAAATGATGACCTCTCAAAGAAATTACTATCCATCTGGGGCTCTTCAAATGATTCAAATGAACAAGAGTTAGGAAGAAATATAATTTCGAATTTGCTTATGGATTGCCAAACAGATTTCCTGTTCCTTTTTGGCTGCATTGGCATTAATAGAATGGACAAGCTGGGAGATGATAGCTCTTCTATTGCAGCTTCGCAGTACCACTTACACATGTCTCATACTCCAGAAGCAGCAAAAGTTTCTCATCTTTATTCTGTCTTGACCAAG GCGAAAAATGGAATGTTAAAGTTGGAGTCCTTGTTTCAACCATTACTCAACCTCTGTAGTCTTGAAAAT GTTATCATTGTTCAGGCATCTCTACATATACTGCTTGTGTTTTTGAAGCACCTGGTAAGGCTGGAAAGGCATTTCGAGAGAAG GGTCAATGTTATGGTCGAGGGACTTGGAATGAAATATTCTTATGCCGAAACTCAAAGCAAGAATGGAGTTTGGAATAATGGCATTGCAACTTGGTTTTCTAATATAGACTGGATTTCTCTCTTTGAGGTGATCCTACAAACTACCATGAAGAATACAAACCAAGGTGTAAGGCTAGAAGCAGTCTCtgttatgaatatgattataaTGAGAAGTAATGCCTTTGTGGAGAGAGAAAA GTTTGGCCAAACATTGGTGTTTGAAATTCTTTCACAGTTGCTTGCAAAGGAAGCTGGTTTTGAGGCCCGAAAACAAGCCGTGCAACTTCTATATATGCTACTTAATT GTCCTAAAATACTGGTCAAGTTCTGTTCTGATTATAAAGAGGGAAAAGCTGCCCTTGCTATGGATGATAACGTAGGCGATGCATCAGGTTACCAAAAATGTAGCATGATCCTTCAAGGATTGGCAGATTGTATAGCTTGCTGTGGGAACAGTTTAGAG AATTGCTGTTCTTTTACTGGCTTTCCTAGCCTCGTCTGGAACATCTGGCTTCGAAATACTTGTGAGTCACAAGCTCTTTCGAGATGCAAACTTTCTGATGTTGATTTTACAAGTTTTGGCATCGGAGGTAGATACAGAACCAGCAGTTAA
- the LOC126625272 gene encoding 26S proteasome non-ATPase regulatory subunit 13 homolog B yields the protein MAALQYLESLRNAHPELAEWYNSLADLYQRKLWHQLTLKLEQFVALAVFQAGDALIQLYHNFITDFETKINLLKLAHFAVIVSRQYPEKEAAISYLEGVIEKLQATREQRIEEPILYIKMQIAIFKLEQQDQKGCKNLLEDGKTTLDSMTDIDPSVYASYYWVSSQYHKFRQEFAEFYKSALLYLAYTSVESLSESFKLDLAFDLSLSALLGDNIYNFGELLAHPIIKSLLGTKVEWLYYILQAFNSGDLVRYQELCRVHNAALRAQPALVDNEKKLLEKINILCLMEIIFSRPAEDRTIPLSIIAERTKLSVEDVEHLLVKSLSVHLIEGIIDQVEETVHVSWVQPRVLGIPQVKSLRDRLDSWLDKVHTALLSIEAETPDLVAS from the exons ATGGCCGCGCTGCAGTACCTGGAGTCGCTGCGCAACGCGCATCCGGAGCTCGCCGAATGGTACAATTCACTCGCAGATCTGTACCAAAGGAAGCTATGGCACCAGCTCACTCTCAAGCTCGAGCAGTTCGTTGCTCTCGCCGTCTTTCAG GCTGGTGATGCTCTGATACAGTTATACCACAATTTCATCACCGATTTTGAGACTAAAATCAACCTTCTCAAGCTTGCACACTTTGCAGTCATTGTTTCTCGACAGTACCCAGAGAAGGAAGCTGCTATCAGTTACCTAGAAGGGGTGATTGAGAAGCTTCAAGCCACTAGAGAGCAACGCATAGAGGAACCAATCCTTTACATTAAGATGCAAATAGCAATATTCAAACTTGAACAACAAGACCAAAAGGGGTGCAAAAATCTTCTAGAAGATGGAAAGACTACACTTGACAGTATGACTGATATTGATCCGTCTGTGTATGCTAGCTATTATTGGGTGTCATCTCAATATCATAAGTTCCGTCAAGAATTTGCTGAGTTCTACAAAAGTGCTCTTCTTTATCTGGCATACACATCAGTGGAGTCTCTCTCAGAATCATTCAAGCTG GATCTGGCATTTGATTTGTCCCTTTCTGCGCTCCTGGGAGATAACATCTACAACTTTGGAGAGCTGCTTGCGCATCCTATT ATTAAGTCTCTTCTTGGGACAAAGGTAGAGTGGCTTTACTATATTCTTCAAGCGTTCAACTCTGGTGATTTAGTTCGGTATCAAGAGTTATGCCGTGTGCACAATGCTGCTCTGAGAGCACAACCGGCATTAGTTGATAATGAGAAGAAGCTTTTGGAGAAGATTAACATTCTGTGCTTGATGGAAATTATCTTCAG CCGGCCAGCTGAAGATCGGACTATACCATTGAGTATCATTGCAGAGCGTACCAAACTTTCAGTCGAGGATGTGGAGCATCTTCTTGTGAAGAGCCTTTCC GTTCATCTGATCGAGGGAATAATCGATCAGGTCGAGGAGACAGTGCATGTGTCCTGGGTGCAGCCAAGAGTTTTGGGGATTCCACAGGTCAAGTCATTGCGTGATAGGTTGGACAGTTGGTTGGACAAAGTCCATACTGCTTTGTTATCTATCGAGGCGGAAACACCTGATTTGGTTGCATCATGA
- the LOC126625278 gene encoding uncharacterized protein LOC126625278 yields MVGIFSRFSNRAGHRRTQSAIDGREALAPNSEGTASAPAPTAASHGIEVAVEFKPVEHPIEPFDNDRPIQCPLPEPSILNDGRLWKERVSATVPRRGDLPVMKEGGSLDSEEAVMKPRQTRKNRTILPSLSAPEHNLLNLLEECNASGI; encoded by the exons ATGGTGGGTATTTTCTCAAGGTTCTCCAACAGAGCCGGTCATCGACGTACCCAGAGTGCCATT GATGGGAGGGAAGCATTGGCCCCAAACTCCGAGGGTACAGCTTCAGCACCTGCCCCCACTGCCGCGTCTCATGGGATTGAAGTAGCGGTAGAGTTTAAACCAGTTGAACATCCGATTGAACCTTTTGACAATGATAGACCAATTCAATGCCCTTTACCTGAACCGTCAATTCTCAAT GATGGGAGACTATGGAAGGAGCGAGTATCAGCAACTGTGCCTAGGAGAGGTGACTTGCCTGTGATGAAGGAAGGGGGTTCTCTCGACTCTGAAGAAGCTGTGATGAAACCCAGACAAACACGAAAGAATCGCACGATTTTACCATCTCTCAGTGCCCCTGAACATAACCTCCTAAACCTACTAGAAGAATGTAATGCATCTGGGATTTAA